From a region of the Opisthocomus hoazin isolate bOpiHoa1 chromosome 21, bOpiHoa1.hap1, whole genome shotgun sequence genome:
- the TRIM47 gene encoding E3 ubiquitin-protein ligase TRIM47 isoform X1 has translation MEPAPGRAPPASSAGLRLALAAPGLPDGPFVCPICLDLLKDPVTVPCGHNFCQGCLRALRQRPGPPDGSGGAGGAARCPLCQEPVPAALRLRKNRALCEVLAAAAAASSPPSPAAASPMAPGAEEEEEEAAAAGGEEGAAVLCDVCPAGSRAEAARSCLVCLASFCGAHLEPHRRAPAFRAHRLVAPLRRLEEGLCPRHLQPLDGFCRAEQACVCARCRAHEHRAHDVVPLERERELKEAQQAKFLSDVENELEELAVTIAQAKKMVELIKGAATKEREAVEKLFAEASQVLETFQKEVAGFIEDEERSMLGEAEADLRWKERRRAKLAQCKQNLENVPSTDTIYFLQEFQALKVAMEERLSPAPSFQNELNFTRCAQTVGAVKDVLSAACKNQWDHLQGKGIDGLSVQEKEEALAESRFPDKSNHPACLESRDYFLKFAFIIDLDSDTADKFIQLFGTKGAKRVLCPIPYPESPTRFINCEQVLGVNLMNRGNYYWEVELIDGWVSIGVIAEDFDPRESYNRGRLGRNEKSCCLQWNGQNYVAWFGGFESVIQQPFFHTIGVFLEYSEKALTFYGVKDSKMTCLQQLKVSPFAKGQFDPFQNKINHQFASLFLCKLKPAFFLESVDAHLQIGPLKKDCVSVLKRRAPVFNERCSC, from the exons ATGGAGCCCGCGCCCGGGAGGGCCCCGCCGGCCTCCTCCGCGGGGTTACGGCTGGCGCTGGCGGCTCCGGGGCTCCCCGACGGTCCCTTCGTCTGCCCcatctgcctcgacctgctgaaGGACCCGGTGACGGTGCCGTGCGGGCACAACTTCTGCCAGGGCTGCCTGCGGGCGCTGCGCCAGCGGCCGGGCCCCCCCgacggcagcggcggggcgggcggggccgcccgCTGCCCGCTCTGCCAGGAGCCCGTCCCCGCGGCCCTGCGGCTCCGCAAGAACCGCGCCCTCTGCGAGGTCctggcagccgccgccgccgcttcgtCCCCCCCGTCGCCAGCCGCCGCGTCCCCGATGGCCCCGggagccgaggaggaggaggaggaggcggcggcggcggggggggaggaaggagcggcCGTGCTGTGCGACGTGTGCCCGGCGGGGTCGCGGGCTGAGGCGGCCCGGTCGTGCCTGGTGTGCCTGGCTTCCTTCTGCggggcccacctggagccccACCGCCGGGCCCCCGCCTTCCGCGCCCACCGCCTGGTGGCCCCGCTGCGGCGGCTGGAGGAGGGGCTCTGCCCCCGCCACCTCCAGCCCCTCGACGGCTTCTGCCGCGCCGAGCAGGCCTGCGTCTGCGCCCGCTGCCGCGCCCACGAGCACCGCGCCCACGACGTGGTGCCCCTCGAGAGGGAGCGGGAGCTCAAGGAG GCCCAACAAGCCAAATTCCTCAGCGATGTGGAGAacgagctggaggagctggcagtCACCATCGCTCAGGCCAAGAAGATGGTGGAGCTCATTAAG GGTGCTGCCACGAAGGAGAGGGAAGCAGTCGAGAAGCTGTTTGCAGAAGCCTCCCAGGTCCTGGAGACCTTCCAGAAGGAGGTGGCCGGTTTCATCGAGGACGAGGAGCGCTCCATGCTGGGGGAGGCCGAGGCCGATCTCCGCTGGAAGGAGAGGAGGCGAGCCAAGCTGGCCCAGTGCAAGCAAAACCTGGAGAACGTCCCCAGCACCGACACCATCTACTTCCTTCAG GAATTTCAGGCCTTAAAAGTAGCCATGGAAGAACGCCTCTCCCCAGCTCCAAGCTTCCAGAACGAGCTGAACTTCACCAGATGCGCCCAAACCGTGGGCGCCGTGAAGGATGTGCTGTCTGCTGCCTGCAAAAACCAGTGGGACCACTTGCAGGGGAAGGGAATTGATGGGCTGAGTgtccaggagaaggaggaag CGTTGGCCGAGTCCCGATTTCCAGACAAGTCAAACCATCCCGCCTGCCTGGAGAGCCGCGATTACTTCCTGAAAT TTGCCTTCATCATTGACCTGGACAGTGACACGGCCGACAAGTTCATCCAGCTGTTTGGCACCAAAGGGGCCAAGCGGGTGCTGTGCCCCATCCCCTACCCCGAGAGCCCGACCCGGTTCATCAACTGCGAGCAGGTGCTGGGAGTGAACCTCATGAACCGGGGCAACTACTACTGGGAGGTGGAGCTCATCGACGGCTGGGTCAGCATCGGCGTCATCGCTGAGGACTTCGACCCCCGGGAGTCCTACAACCGCGGGCGCCTAGGGCGGAACGAGAAgtcctgctgcctgcagtggAATGGACAGAACTACGTGGCCTGGTTTGGTGGCTTTGAGTCCGTCATCCAGCAGCCGTTTTTCCACACGATTGGGGTCTTCCTGGAGTATTCGGAGAAGGCCCTGACCTTCTACGGAGTCAAGGACTCCAAGATgacctgcctgcagcagctcaagGTCTCCCCTTTTGCCAAGGGTCAGTTTGACCCGTTCCAGAACAAGATCAACCACCAATTCGCCTCTCTTTTCCTGTGCAAGCTGAAACCAGCCTTCTTCCTGGAGAGCGTCGATGCCCACCTGCAGATCGGGCCGCTGAAGAAAGATTGCGTCTCGGTGCTGAAGCGTAG GGCTCCTGTTTTTAATGAAAGATGCAGTTGTTAA
- the TRIM47 gene encoding E3 ubiquitin-protein ligase TRIM47 isoform X2, which produces MEPAPGRAPPASSAGLRLALAAPGLPDGPFVCPICLDLLKDPVTVPCGHNFCQGCLRALRQRPGPPDGSGGAGGAARCPLCQEPVPAALRLRKNRALCEVLAAAAAASSPPSPAAASPMAPGAEEEEEEAAAAGGEEGAAVLCDVCPAGSRAEAARSCLVCLASFCGAHLEPHRRAPAFRAHRLVAPLRRLEEGLCPRHLQPLDGFCRAEQACVCARCRAHEHRAHDVVPLERERELKEAQQAKFLSDVENELEELAVTIAQAKKMVELIKGAATKEREAVEKLFAEASQVLETFQKEVAGFIEDEERSMLGEAEADLRWKERRRAKLAQCKQNLENVPSTDTIYFLQEFQALKVAMEERLSPAPSFQNELNFTRCAQTVGAVKDVLSAACKNQWDHLQGKGIDGLSVQEKEEALAESRFPDKSNHPACLESRDYFLKFAFIIDLDSDTADKFIQLFGTKGAKRVLCPIPYPESPTRFINCEQVLGVNLMNRGNYYWEVELIDGWVSIGVIAEDFDPRESYNRGRLGRNEKSCCLQWNGQNYVAWFGGFESVIQQPFFHTIGVFLEYSEKALTFYGVKDSKMTCLQQLKVSPFAKGQFDPFQNKINHQFASLFLCKLKPAFFLESVDAHLQIGPLKKDCVSVLKRR; this is translated from the exons ATGGAGCCCGCGCCCGGGAGGGCCCCGCCGGCCTCCTCCGCGGGGTTACGGCTGGCGCTGGCGGCTCCGGGGCTCCCCGACGGTCCCTTCGTCTGCCCcatctgcctcgacctgctgaaGGACCCGGTGACGGTGCCGTGCGGGCACAACTTCTGCCAGGGCTGCCTGCGGGCGCTGCGCCAGCGGCCGGGCCCCCCCgacggcagcggcggggcgggcggggccgcccgCTGCCCGCTCTGCCAGGAGCCCGTCCCCGCGGCCCTGCGGCTCCGCAAGAACCGCGCCCTCTGCGAGGTCctggcagccgccgccgccgcttcgtCCCCCCCGTCGCCAGCCGCCGCGTCCCCGATGGCCCCGggagccgaggaggaggaggaggaggcggcggcggcggggggggaggaaggagcggcCGTGCTGTGCGACGTGTGCCCGGCGGGGTCGCGGGCTGAGGCGGCCCGGTCGTGCCTGGTGTGCCTGGCTTCCTTCTGCggggcccacctggagccccACCGCCGGGCCCCCGCCTTCCGCGCCCACCGCCTGGTGGCCCCGCTGCGGCGGCTGGAGGAGGGGCTCTGCCCCCGCCACCTCCAGCCCCTCGACGGCTTCTGCCGCGCCGAGCAGGCCTGCGTCTGCGCCCGCTGCCGCGCCCACGAGCACCGCGCCCACGACGTGGTGCCCCTCGAGAGGGAGCGGGAGCTCAAGGAG GCCCAACAAGCCAAATTCCTCAGCGATGTGGAGAacgagctggaggagctggcagtCACCATCGCTCAGGCCAAGAAGATGGTGGAGCTCATTAAG GGTGCTGCCACGAAGGAGAGGGAAGCAGTCGAGAAGCTGTTTGCAGAAGCCTCCCAGGTCCTGGAGACCTTCCAGAAGGAGGTGGCCGGTTTCATCGAGGACGAGGAGCGCTCCATGCTGGGGGAGGCCGAGGCCGATCTCCGCTGGAAGGAGAGGAGGCGAGCCAAGCTGGCCCAGTGCAAGCAAAACCTGGAGAACGTCCCCAGCACCGACACCATCTACTTCCTTCAG GAATTTCAGGCCTTAAAAGTAGCCATGGAAGAACGCCTCTCCCCAGCTCCAAGCTTCCAGAACGAGCTGAACTTCACCAGATGCGCCCAAACCGTGGGCGCCGTGAAGGATGTGCTGTCTGCTGCCTGCAAAAACCAGTGGGACCACTTGCAGGGGAAGGGAATTGATGGGCTGAGTgtccaggagaaggaggaag CGTTGGCCGAGTCCCGATTTCCAGACAAGTCAAACCATCCCGCCTGCCTGGAGAGCCGCGATTACTTCCTGAAAT TTGCCTTCATCATTGACCTGGACAGTGACACGGCCGACAAGTTCATCCAGCTGTTTGGCACCAAAGGGGCCAAGCGGGTGCTGTGCCCCATCCCCTACCCCGAGAGCCCGACCCGGTTCATCAACTGCGAGCAGGTGCTGGGAGTGAACCTCATGAACCGGGGCAACTACTACTGGGAGGTGGAGCTCATCGACGGCTGGGTCAGCATCGGCGTCATCGCTGAGGACTTCGACCCCCGGGAGTCCTACAACCGCGGGCGCCTAGGGCGGAACGAGAAgtcctgctgcctgcagtggAATGGACAGAACTACGTGGCCTGGTTTGGTGGCTTTGAGTCCGTCATCCAGCAGCCGTTTTTCCACACGATTGGGGTCTTCCTGGAGTATTCGGAGAAGGCCCTGACCTTCTACGGAGTCAAGGACTCCAAGATgacctgcctgcagcagctcaagGTCTCCCCTTTTGCCAAGGGTCAGTTTGACCCGTTCCAGAACAAGATCAACCACCAATTCGCCTCTCTTTTCCTGTGCAAGCTGAAACCAGCCTTCTTCCTGGAGAGCGTCGATGCCCACCTGCAGATCGGGCCGCTGAAGAAAGATTGCGTCTCGGTGCTGAAGCGTAGGTAA
- the TRIM65 gene encoding E3 ubiquitin-protein ligase TRIM65 isoform X3: MASPISQKLEEKLVCSICLELFRVPVTLPCGHNFCKHCISNHWHKQEQAPAGAERGYTCPECRRGFDRRPELEKNVTLCSVVELARDAEARVLGTERCEVTHGELCPQHGRPLELYCQDERRGICCVCTVRQCQRHRRVLFEEERSRKQALLEESLEKAEQESERIKQEMQELEEQTRSIKESSEGLKSAILSKFTLLRKALEDCQWQTVARIEQEQAAALGRVGEDWSLLKDHLDVLGQHRERAQSLLACPDHRTFLQEFPLLPSLESPEARLPVEFDVAGVVKPITEILTDISRLLLEDLPGSVAPKAPDPVGQDHRNLTFDPDTANKYLELSKGNRKAKHGPGAVCGRQEQGARFEPWQVLCTQGCGQGHHYWEVEISSHSVILGVTYCSLPRQRQQGPKFNIGLDGGSWGLQVREDGYLAWHKGRAEKIRERLYKNLGVSLDYSKGLLSFYGLGERTQLIHSFHHVFTEPLYPVFWLCEGRAVTLSRRG, from the exons ATGGCATCGCCCATCTCGcagaagctggaggagaagctggtGTGCTCCATCTGCCTGGAGCTGTTCAGGGTCCCCGTGACCTTGCCCTGTGGGCACAACTTCTGCAAGCACTGCATCAGCAACCACTGGCACAAGCAAGAGCAGGCGCCGGCCGGGGCTGAGAGGGGCTACACGTGCCCCGAGTGCCGCAGGGGCTTCGACCGGCGCCCGGAGCTGGAGAAGAACGTCACCCTGTGCAGCGTGGTGGAGCTGGCGCGGGACGCCGAGGCGCGGGTCTTGGGCACGGAGAGGTGCGAGGTGACCCACGGCGAGCTGTGCCCGCAGCACGGGCGCCCGCTGGAGCTGTACTGCCAGGACGAGCGGCGGGGCATCTGCTGCGTCTGCACCGTCCGGCAGTGCCAGCGGCACCGGCGCGTGCTCTTCGAGGAGGAGCGCTCTAGAAAGCAG GCCCTGCTGGAAGAGTCCCTGGAAAAAGCCGAGCAGGAATCGGAGAGAATCAAGCAGGAgatgcaggagctggaggagcaaacGCGCAGCATCAAG GAGTCTTCTGAGGGGCTCAAATCAGCAATTCTGAGCAAATTCACCCTCCTGAGGAAAGCCCTGGAGGATTGCCAGTGGCAGACGGTGGCCAGGAtcgagcaggagcaggcagcggcgctggggcgcGTGGGGGAGGACTGGAGCCTCCTGAAGGACCACCTGGACGTCCTTGGCCAGCACAGGGAGAGGGCTCAGAGTCTCCTGGCCTGCCCCGACCACAGGACCTTCCTCCAG GAGTTCCCCCTGCTCCCATCGCTGGAGAGCCCCGAGGCGCGGCTCCCCGTGGAGTTTGACGTGGCCGGCGTGGTCAAGCCCATCACTGAGATCCTCACTGACATCTCCAGGCTCTTGCTGGAGGACCTGCCTGGCTCGGTGGCCCCCAAAGCCCCTGACCCTGTTGGCCAAG ACCACCGCAACCTGACCTTTGATCCCGACACGGCCAACAAGTACCTGGAGCTGTCAAAGGGTAACCGGAAAGCCAAGCACGGCCCCGGTGCCGTCTGTGGGCGGCAGGAGCAGGGCGCCCGCTTCGAGCCCTGGCAGGTGCTGTGCACGCAAGGCTGCGGCCAGGGCCACCACTACTGGGAGGTGGAGATCTCCAGCCACTCCGTCATCCTGGGGGTGACCTACTGCAGCCTCccccggcagcggcagcagggccCCAAGTTCAACATCGGGCTGGAcgggggctcctgggggctgcaggTGCGGGAGGATGGTTACCTGGCCTGGCACAAGGGCCGGGCGGAGAAGATCCGGGAGCGGCTGTACAAGAACCTGGGGGTCAGCCTGGACTACAGCAAGGGGCTCCTCTCCTTCTACGGCCTCGGGGAGAGGACACAGCTCATCCACTCCTTCCACCATGTCTTCACGGAGCCCCTCTATCCCGTCTTTTGGCTGTGCGAGGGGCGAGCGGTGACGCTGTCCCGGAGGGGCTGA
- the TRIM65 gene encoding E3 ubiquitin-protein ligase TRIM65 isoform X2 — MASPISQKLEEKLVCSICLELFRVPVTLPCGHNFCKHCISNHWHKQEQAPAGAERGYTCPECRRGFDRRPELEKNVTLCSVVELARDAEARVLGTERCEVTHGELCPQHGRPLELYCQDERRGICCVCTVRQCQRHRRVLFEEERSRKQALLEESLEKAEQESERIKQEMQELEEQTRSIKESSEGLKSAILSKFTLLRKALEDCQWQTVARIEQEQAAALGRVGEDWSLLKDHLDVLGQHRERAQSLLACPDHRTFLQEFPLLPSLESPEARLPVEFDVAGVVKPITEILTDISRLLLEDLPGSVAPKAPDPVGQGPVQPEGLAVKVVAPLPECQLRAELLKDHRNLTFDPDTANKYLELSKGNRKAKHGPGAVCGRQEQGARFEPWQVLCTQGCGQGHHYWEVEISSHSVILGVTYCSLPRQRQQGPKFNIGLDGGSWGLQVREDGYLAWHKGRAEKIRERLYKNLGVSLDYSKGLLSFYGLGERTQLIHSFHHVFTEPLYPVFWLCEGRAVTLSRRG; from the exons ATGGCATCGCCCATCTCGcagaagctggaggagaagctggtGTGCTCCATCTGCCTGGAGCTGTTCAGGGTCCCCGTGACCTTGCCCTGTGGGCACAACTTCTGCAAGCACTGCATCAGCAACCACTGGCACAAGCAAGAGCAGGCGCCGGCCGGGGCTGAGAGGGGCTACACGTGCCCCGAGTGCCGCAGGGGCTTCGACCGGCGCCCGGAGCTGGAGAAGAACGTCACCCTGTGCAGCGTGGTGGAGCTGGCGCGGGACGCCGAGGCGCGGGTCTTGGGCACGGAGAGGTGCGAGGTGACCCACGGCGAGCTGTGCCCGCAGCACGGGCGCCCGCTGGAGCTGTACTGCCAGGACGAGCGGCGGGGCATCTGCTGCGTCTGCACCGTCCGGCAGTGCCAGCGGCACCGGCGCGTGCTCTTCGAGGAGGAGCGCTCTAGAAAGCAG GCCCTGCTGGAAGAGTCCCTGGAAAAAGCCGAGCAGGAATCGGAGAGAATCAAGCAGGAgatgcaggagctggaggagcaaacGCGCAGCATCAAG GAGTCTTCTGAGGGGCTCAAATCAGCAATTCTGAGCAAATTCACCCTCCTGAGGAAAGCCCTGGAGGATTGCCAGTGGCAGACGGTGGCCAGGAtcgagcaggagcaggcagcggcgctggggcgcGTGGGGGAGGACTGGAGCCTCCTGAAGGACCACCTGGACGTCCTTGGCCAGCACAGGGAGAGGGCTCAGAGTCTCCTGGCCTGCCCCGACCACAGGACCTTCCTCCAG GAGTTCCCCCTGCTCCCATCGCTGGAGAGCCCCGAGGCGCGGCTCCCCGTGGAGTTTGACGTGGCCGGCGTGGTCAAGCCCATCACTGAGATCCTCACTGACATCTCCAGGCTCTTGCTGGAGGACCTGCCTGGCTCGGTGGCCCCCAAAGCCCCTGACCCTGTTGGCCAAG GCCCGGTGCAGCCCGAGGGGCTGGCGGTGAAGGTGGTGGCCCCTCTCCCCGAGTGCCAGCTCCGAGCTGAGCTTCTGAAGG ACCACCGCAACCTGACCTTTGATCCCGACACGGCCAACAAGTACCTGGAGCTGTCAAAGGGTAACCGGAAAGCCAAGCACGGCCCCGGTGCCGTCTGTGGGCGGCAGGAGCAGGGCGCCCGCTTCGAGCCCTGGCAGGTGCTGTGCACGCAAGGCTGCGGCCAGGGCCACCACTACTGGGAGGTGGAGATCTCCAGCCACTCCGTCATCCTGGGGGTGACCTACTGCAGCCTCccccggcagcggcagcagggccCCAAGTTCAACATCGGGCTGGAcgggggctcctgggggctgcaggTGCGGGAGGATGGTTACCTGGCCTGGCACAAGGGCCGGGCGGAGAAGATCCGGGAGCGGCTGTACAAGAACCTGGGGGTCAGCCTGGACTACAGCAAGGGGCTCCTCTCCTTCTACGGCCTCGGGGAGAGGACACAGCTCATCCACTCCTTCCACCATGTCTTCACGGAGCCCCTCTATCCCGTCTTTTGGCTGTGCGAGGGGCGAGCGGTGACGCTGTCCCGGAGGGGCTGA
- the TRIM65 gene encoding E3 ubiquitin-protein ligase TRIM65 isoform X1, producing the protein MASPISQKLEEKLVCSICLELFRVPVTLPCGHNFCKHCISNHWHKQEQAPAGAERGYTCPECRRGFDRRPELEKNVTLCSVVELARDAEARVLGTERCEVTHGELCPQHGRPLELYCQDERRGICCVCTVRQCQRHRRVLFEEERSRKQALLEESLEKAEQESERIKQEMQELEEQTRSIKESSEGLKSAILSKFTLLRKALEDCQWQTVARIEQEQAAALGRVGEDWSLLKDHLDVLGQHRERAQSLLACPDHRTFLQEFPLLPSLESPEARLPVEFDVAGVVKPITEILTDISRLLLEDLPGSVAPKAPDPVGQGPVQPEGLAVKVVAPLPECQLRAELLKAPSMPLLFPDHRNLTFDPDTANKYLELSKGNRKAKHGPGAVCGRQEQGARFEPWQVLCTQGCGQGHHYWEVEISSHSVILGVTYCSLPRQRQQGPKFNIGLDGGSWGLQVREDGYLAWHKGRAEKIRERLYKNLGVSLDYSKGLLSFYGLGERTQLIHSFHHVFTEPLYPVFWLCEGRAVTLSRRG; encoded by the exons ATGGCATCGCCCATCTCGcagaagctggaggagaagctggtGTGCTCCATCTGCCTGGAGCTGTTCAGGGTCCCCGTGACCTTGCCCTGTGGGCACAACTTCTGCAAGCACTGCATCAGCAACCACTGGCACAAGCAAGAGCAGGCGCCGGCCGGGGCTGAGAGGGGCTACACGTGCCCCGAGTGCCGCAGGGGCTTCGACCGGCGCCCGGAGCTGGAGAAGAACGTCACCCTGTGCAGCGTGGTGGAGCTGGCGCGGGACGCCGAGGCGCGGGTCTTGGGCACGGAGAGGTGCGAGGTGACCCACGGCGAGCTGTGCCCGCAGCACGGGCGCCCGCTGGAGCTGTACTGCCAGGACGAGCGGCGGGGCATCTGCTGCGTCTGCACCGTCCGGCAGTGCCAGCGGCACCGGCGCGTGCTCTTCGAGGAGGAGCGCTCTAGAAAGCAG GCCCTGCTGGAAGAGTCCCTGGAAAAAGCCGAGCAGGAATCGGAGAGAATCAAGCAGGAgatgcaggagctggaggagcaaacGCGCAGCATCAAG GAGTCTTCTGAGGGGCTCAAATCAGCAATTCTGAGCAAATTCACCCTCCTGAGGAAAGCCCTGGAGGATTGCCAGTGGCAGACGGTGGCCAGGAtcgagcaggagcaggcagcggcgctggggcgcGTGGGGGAGGACTGGAGCCTCCTGAAGGACCACCTGGACGTCCTTGGCCAGCACAGGGAGAGGGCTCAGAGTCTCCTGGCCTGCCCCGACCACAGGACCTTCCTCCAG GAGTTCCCCCTGCTCCCATCGCTGGAGAGCCCCGAGGCGCGGCTCCCCGTGGAGTTTGACGTGGCCGGCGTGGTCAAGCCCATCACTGAGATCCTCACTGACATCTCCAGGCTCTTGCTGGAGGACCTGCCTGGCTCGGTGGCCCCCAAAGCCCCTGACCCTGTTGGCCAAG GCCCGGTGCAGCCCGAGGGGCTGGCGGTGAAGGTGGTGGCCCCTCTCCCCGAGTGCCAGCTCCGAGCTGAGCTTCTGAAGG CCCCGTCCATGCCGTTGCTCTTCCCAGACCACCGCAACCTGACCTTTGATCCCGACACGGCCAACAAGTACCTGGAGCTGTCAAAGGGTAACCGGAAAGCCAAGCACGGCCCCGGTGCCGTCTGTGGGCGGCAGGAGCAGGGCGCCCGCTTCGAGCCCTGGCAGGTGCTGTGCACGCAAGGCTGCGGCCAGGGCCACCACTACTGGGAGGTGGAGATCTCCAGCCACTCCGTCATCCTGGGGGTGACCTACTGCAGCCTCccccggcagcggcagcagggccCCAAGTTCAACATCGGGCTGGAcgggggctcctgggggctgcaggTGCGGGAGGATGGTTACCTGGCCTGGCACAAGGGCCGGGCGGAGAAGATCCGGGAGCGGCTGTACAAGAACCTGGGGGTCAGCCTGGACTACAGCAAGGGGCTCCTCTCCTTCTACGGCCTCGGGGAGAGGACACAGCTCATCCACTCCTTCCACCATGTCTTCACGGAGCCCCTCTATCCCGTCTTTTGGCTGTGCGAGGGGCGAGCGGTGACGCTGTCCCGGAGGGGCTGA
- the MRPL38 gene encoding large ribosomal subunit protein mL38: MAAPLLRAAGCGLRGGRAFGTAAALCKRAAPLGPMPNEDIDVSNLEALEKYRSFTRYFRLAEEESRKPRWWKTYRQHTRPRAEPKTNISLPRAKLLQAKQIKERRKVLRENRQNAEMERAARLRTVLIPLDEVRAEWEKTSGPFHKQRVAEHCGIFRDLFKGATFTPWVALRVEYSQEDEYLVPVYYGNMVTPSEASRAPAVSYEADEGSLWTLLLTNPDGHLRDTDSEYLHWLVTNIPGSDIKSGEEICHYLPPFPAMGTGYHRFVFLLFKQDCPIDFSEDVRPMPCHSLKMRTFSTFDFYRKHEDAMTPAGLAFFQCQWDSSVTWVFHQLLNMREPVFEFVRPPVYHPPQLKFPRHQPLRYLDRYRDSEEPTYGIY; encoded by the exons ATGGCGGCGCCCTTGCTGAGAGCGGCGGGGTGCGGCCTCCGGGGCGGGCGGGCCTTCGGCACGGCCG CTGCGCTCTGCAAGCGGGCAGCCCCGCTGGGCCCGATGCCCAACGAGGATATTGATGTCAGCAACTTGGAAGCGCTGGAAAAATACCGCAGCTTCACCCGGTACTTCAGGCTGgcggaggaggagagcaggaagCCGCGGTGGTGGAAGACGTACCGGCAGCACACCAGGCCCCGGGCAG AGCCGAAGACCAACATCAGCCTGCCAcgtgcaaagctgctgcaggcaaagcaaatcaaggaaaggagaaaggtcCTGAGGGAGAACCGCCAGAATGCCGAGATGGAAAGAGCAGCGCGGCTCCGGACTG TGCTGATCCCCCTCGATGAAGTCCGAGCTGAGTGGGAGAAGACCAGCGGCCCGTTCCACAAGCAGCGCGTGGCAGAGCACTGTGGGATATTTCGTGACTTGTTCAAGGGGGCCACGTTCACCCCCTGGGTTGCCCTGAGGGTGGAGTACAGCCAAGAAGATGAGTACCTCGTGCCGGTCTACTATGGGAACATGGTGACTCCGTCAGAG GCTTCCCGTGCCCCTGCAGTGTCATACGAGGCAGATGAAGGCTCCCTGTGGACTTTGTTGCTCACAAATCCAG ATGGACACTTAAGAGACACGGACTCGGAGTACCTGCACTGGCTGGT GACGAACATCCCAGGCAGCGACATCAAGTCGGGTGAGGAGATCTGCCATTACTTGCCCCCCTTCCCTGCCATGGGGACTGGCTACCATCGCTTCGTCTTCCTCCTCTTCAAGCAAGACTGCCCCATAGATTTCAGCGAGGATGTTCGGCCGATGCCGTG CCACAGCCTCAAGATGCGAACCTTCAGCACGTTTGACTTCTACAGAAAGCACGAGGATGCAATGACCCCGGCAGGGCTGGCGTTCTTCCAGTGTCAGTGGGACAGCTCCGTTACTTGGGTCTTCCATCAGCTTCTCA ACATGAGGGAGCCCGTGTTTGAATTCGTGCGGCCGCCCGTTTACCACCCTCCGCAGTTGAAGTTCCCACGCCACCAGCCTCTGAGGTACCTGGACAGATACCGAGACAGCGAGGAGCCCACCTACGGCATTTACTAG